The following coding sequences are from one Eucalyptus grandis isolate ANBG69807.140 chromosome 11, ASM1654582v1, whole genome shotgun sequence window:
- the LOC104426065 gene encoding uncharacterized protein LOC104426065 → MSRPWLLVFLLLLIVFTSQFEWKQQFGNENDLTPDKSQKEQYVSEREETVKEKIILSQEKNIHKLNELVQNLRQQLHQCRGENDSSGPLTEILTELDRHPILED, encoded by the exons ATGTCAAGGCCGTGGCTCCTTGTTTTCCTGCTTTTGCTCATTGTGTTTACATCTCAGTTTGAGTGGAAGCAGCAATTCGGTAATGAGAATGACCTGACTCCAGACAAGTCGCAGAAGGAGCAATATGTTTCTGAAAGGGAAGAAACCGTGAAAGAAAAG ATTATCCTCTCTCAAGAGAAAAATATTCACAAACTCAATGAGCTTGTTCAAAATCTCCGCCAACAGCTGCATCAGTGTAGGGGCGAAAATGATAGCAGTGGTCCTTTAACAGAAATACTGACAGAGCTTGATCGGCATCCAATCTTGGAGGACTAG